A single genomic interval of Camelina sativa cultivar DH55 chromosome 11, Cs, whole genome shotgun sequence harbors:
- the LOC104727628 gene encoding putative glutathione peroxidase 7, chloroplastic, whose protein sequence is MASSYASFLSISNGFVACPPPNSSVFLVPSLKLTATTSYSRNLRNGVSLKSSNNHGFLVKSRNFPSVYARAAAEKSVHDFTVKDIDGKDVSLDKFKGKPLLIVNVASRCGLTSSNYSELSHLYEKYKNQGKLFTVKVFYICYPHLPIYKFLKSSAGGFLGDIIKWNFEKFLVDKKGKVVERYPPTTSPFQIEKDIKKLLAA, encoded by the exons ATGGCTTCATCTTACGCATCATTCTTATCTATCTCCAATGGTTTCGTTGCATGCCCACCTCCAAATTCTTCGGTTTTTCTCGTCCCTTCGTTGAAACTCACCGCGACGACATCATATTCTCGGAATCTGAGAAATGGGGTTTCCCTGAAATCTTCGAATAATCATGGGTTTCTAGTCAAATCAAGAAATTTCCCTAGTGTTTATGCAAGAGCTGCTGCAGAGAAGAGTGTTCACGATTTCACTGTAAAG GACATAGATGGGAAAGATGTATCTCTGGACAAATTCAAAGGCAAACCTCTTCTGATCGTTAACGTCGCTTCAAGATG TGGTTTGACATCATCAAATTACTCAGAGCTTTCACATCTGTACGAAAAGTACAAGAACCAAGGTAAGCTTTTTACAGTTAAggtcttttatatatgttatccCCACTTG CCAATCTACAAGTTCTTGAAATCTAGTGCTGGTGGATTCCTTGGTGATATCATCAAATGGAACTTTGAGAAATTCTTAGTTGATAAAAAGGGCAAAGTCGTCGAGAGGTACCCTCCTACGACTTCTCCTTTCCAAATCGAG AAGGACATCAAGAAGTTGCTTGCGGCTTAA